A stretch of DNA from Gloeocapsopsis sp. IPPAS B-1203:
ATCTAACATAAAAGTGCGCAAATTAATGTAGTCATGCAAACCCAGCAATAGCAGCAAAGGAGTAATTGAAGCTAGGATACTGAGTGTCAATCGCCAGCGGAGTGTCATGATTATTTAATCAACCTCTGCTAATTATTCCAACGCTGGATCGCGCAACATATATCCAATACCGCGTACTGTCCGAATCATAAATGGTGGCTCGGTATCTAACTTGCTTCGTAAATAGCTAATGTAGACTTCGATAATGTTGGCGTCACCATAGTAGTCGTAACCCCAAACGCGATCGAGAATTGTTTGGCGCTCTAAAACCTGATTAGGATGTTGCATTAGTAGATGTAACAAGTCAAATTCTTTACGTTTAAGCTCAATCTGTACGCCATCGCGCCAAGTTTCGCGAGTATTCGTATTCAATGTAATCGATCCAACTGTGAGTACTTCACTCTTTGGGTGATGATGGCGGCGTAACGCAGCACGGATGCGAGCTAGTAATTCAGGAAAATGAAATGGTTTAGTGAGGTAATCGTCAGCACCAAGCTCAAAACCACGCACTTTGTCTGCAAGATCGTCGCGTACCGTCAGCATGACGATGAGAACATCACTACTACGACGCAAGCGACGACACACCTCGAATCCATCGATGTCCGGTAAATTGTTATCGAGGATCACAAGCTGCGGTTTCCATGCATTGAATGCTTCAAGTGCAGCATATCCTGTACGCACCGATTGCACCTCAAAACCTTCATAACGCAAGCCAAGCTCAACGAAGTCAATGATTAATTGCTCATCATCCACCACTAGCACTCGGATCGGCTGATTGCTCGTATCCTGACCACACATGGCGGCTAATACTCCCTCAGACTTGATTAATTTTTAGTCTAGTACATCAAATTTTGTTGTAGGCGATCGAGAAAATGGAAAGCAATTATCTAGTTGCTTGTTTTGACCTTCTAACTTTTGATGGAGTCATAAGCACGTTATGATTAACTATGGTTGTTTAACAACTCAGGGTTGATCCTGACTGCCGCCGCCGCACCACAACCGATACTCTAAGCTGCACATGTACTGTGTTTTCATGCTCGTGGCATTGAAAAGTCTATCAGTAGCATAGTGCTAAATTCTGTATTCTGACATTTTGAGATCGCAATCTTGATTAATATTCAGCCGCAGCGATCGCTGCTACGCATGAGATTTCTAGCTTGAAAATCATGAAGAAGTTTAAGAGTAAAGGTCAATGGCTGGCAGGACTAGCAGCTTTGGCGGGAATTGGTGTTAGTGGTTTGATTTACGCTGTAGTTCTCAATCGCTCGGCTGAGCCAGTACCAGTGAGCTTGGTTACTGTAGAGCGCGGTACAGTAGAAACGACACTGAATGAAAGCGGCATTGTCGAACTGGGAAATCAACAAACAATCAAGTCTCCAACAGAAGGAGCGGTAGAGCAAGTCTTAGTAC
This window harbors:
- a CDS encoding response regulator transcription factor, giving the protein MCGQDTSNQPIRVLVVDDEQLIIDFVELGLRYEGFEVQSVRTGYAALEAFNAWKPQLVILDNNLPDIDGFEVCRRLRRSSDVLIVMLTVRDDLADKVRGFELGADDYLTKPFHFPELLARIRAALRRHHHPKSEVLTVGSITLNTNTRETWRDGVQIELKRKEFDLLHLLMQHPNQVLERQTILDRVWGYDYYGDANIIEVYISYLRSKLDTEPPFMIRTVRGIGYMLRDPALE